In Carya illinoinensis cultivar Pawnee chromosome 16, C.illinoinensisPawnee_v1, whole genome shotgun sequence, a single window of DNA contains:
- the LOC122299357 gene encoding uncharacterized protein LOC122299357 isoform X1: protein MAEEGKADDQLFQLLSGLLQQCKLWFLRKLLLRFCTVESLCIPVKSGAEEIVKSVTCIVQVESLTNQEEVELRSKIEALGLEVTKVPSKAVQPLGELDIAKQLDELSEKLEDVDEKISSAMAADPQVQTLLSGTADVWMPVITATAEERRNFTVPFKDDHSEVNGKASN, encoded by the exons ATGGCAGAGGAAGGGAAAGCAGATGACCAATTGTTTCAGCTCCTCTCTGGTCTCCTCCAACAG TGTAAATTATGGTTCTTGAGAAAATTGCTACTGAGGTTCTGTACGGTTGAGAGTCTTTGTATTCCTGTAAAATCAGGGGCAGAAGAAATTGTAAAATCAG TTACTTGTATTGTGCAGGTGGAATCATTGACCAAtcaagaagaagttgaattgcGCTCCAAAATTGAAGCCCTGGGATTAGAAGTTACGAAAGTTCCTTCAAAAGCAGTGCAGCCTCTTGGGGAG CTCGATATAGCCAAGCAGCTGGATGAATTATCAGAGAAGTTAGAAGATGTAGATGAGAAGATTTCTTCAGCAATGGCTGCAGATCCCCAGGTGCAGACACTTTTGAGCGGCACTGCTGATGTTTGGATGCCAGTAATCACTGCTACTGCTGAGGAGAGACGTAACTTTACCGTGCCATTCAAAGATGATCACTCTGAAGTGAATGGGAAAGCTTCCAATTAG
- the LOC122299357 gene encoding uncharacterized protein LOC122299357 isoform X2, translating to MAEEGKADDQLFQLLSGLLQQVESLTNQEEVELRSKIEALGLEVTKVPSKAVQPLGELDIAKQLDELSEKLEDVDEKISSAMAADPQVQTLLSGTADVWMPVITATAEERRNFTVPFKDDHSEVNGKASN from the exons ATGGCAGAGGAAGGGAAAGCAGATGACCAATTGTTTCAGCTCCTCTCTGGTCTCCTCCAACAG GTGGAATCATTGACCAAtcaagaagaagttgaattgcGCTCCAAAATTGAAGCCCTGGGATTAGAAGTTACGAAAGTTCCTTCAAAAGCAGTGCAGCCTCTTGGGGAG CTCGATATAGCCAAGCAGCTGGATGAATTATCAGAGAAGTTAGAAGATGTAGATGAGAAGATTTCTTCAGCAATGGCTGCAGATCCCCAGGTGCAGACACTTTTGAGCGGCACTGCTGATGTTTGGATGCCAGTAATCACTGCTACTGCTGAGGAGAGACGTAACTTTACCGTGCCATTCAAAGATGATCACTCTGAAGTGAATGGGAAAGCTTCCAATTAG